The genomic region ACTTAGTCGGACAATAAACCTCGTGCCGCTTTGAACGCAGTTAGACTGCCAGTTGTTACTAGAGGTAAAGGGGGTAGAGGAGTGAATAGCAGGCTCACAAGAGTGTCGTAAGACGGTGAGAAATATTTGAGCAGCCAGGACGAGGGTGATGTGTCGATGCCAACCATGCCAGGAACGAACTTCGTACTCTCCTAAACCTAGCTGGTCTTTAGCAAATTTAAAGCACTCCTCAATCCGCCACCTTTGCCTGGCGATTTGAACCATCGTTTCTAGGGTAGTATCGCTCTTAGCAAATACTTGATAGTAGCTGACGCGAGGATCTTCAGGGTGTTCTAGAGAGCGGCGGAACAATAACCAACGTTGAAAACCATCTGATCTGTCACAATTAACTGGCACTTTCGCCCAGTCATAGTATCTTTCTCCCTTACTGCCAGCTCCACAGCTAAGACGTTGCCACAGGCTGGCTGTCCGGCTGAGGTAACAGTTCTTGGGCTTGATAACGTTGCCAGCCAATAACTACAGGCTGCTTCTTGCTGACCGTGAGTATATACGGTTGTTTAGCAGTCTTTTCCAGCCACCACCACAATGAACCATCGTTGCCATAAACCTCATCAGCAACAAACCAGGCGGGACGTATTCCGTCTTTAAAAGCTGATTCCAACATCTGTTGTGCTAGTTGAGGTTTAGTCGCA from Chroococcidiopsis sp. SAG 2025 harbors:
- a CDS encoding transposase, producing MAGNVIKPKNCYLSRTASLWQRLSCGAGSKGERYYDWAKVPVNCDRSDGFQRWLLFRRSLEHPEDPRVSYYQVFAKSDTTLETMVQIARQRWRIEECFKFAKDQLGLGEYEVRSWHGWHRHITLVLAAQIFLTVLRHSCEPAIHSSTPFTSSNNWQSNCVQSGTRFIVRLSIWEMKRWVSRFLFPTFWCLEHVLRWSYWRRSHQATARYYHYQKRIHSSIYLQL